A stretch of bacterium DNA encodes these proteins:
- a CDS encoding VOC family protein, whose product MSDARFPRLHPVQVCFVVDDVETAVAECVDRFGWGPFHQFSAPVPEARYHDWVGAKETDVALGMAGGVQVELIHVRKGHDTVGAYQARYGTGFQHLGISCKDREAAVEALEGVGARLDDAAEYPGIRFAFIDTPTGPGMFELLQETGDTPPPGEDAKEGAGTAAPPGVLLDRATIVTDDLDRARAFHAAAFRWDGVGIETVTLRIDGIEERVRRVRGPAGQLELELIEAMPEGAGPYARHLARGDHGLAHAGGVAADGGLPDGAAHSGEWLEDGERFALYAWSGGSASLQIRA is encoded by the coding sequence ATGTCCGACGCCCGCTTTCCGCGACTCCATCCCGTCCAGGTCTGCTTCGTCGTCGACGACGTCGAGACGGCCGTTGCGGAGTGCGTCGATCGTTTCGGCTGGGGTCCCTTCCATCAGTTCAGCGCGCCGGTTCCCGAGGCCCGCTACCACGACTGGGTCGGGGCGAAGGAGACGGACGTCGCGCTCGGGATGGCGGGTGGCGTCCAGGTCGAGCTGATCCACGTCCGGAAGGGCCACGACACGGTCGGCGCCTACCAGGCGCGCTACGGCACGGGCTTCCAGCATCTCGGGATCAGCTGCAAGGATCGCGAGGCCGCCGTCGAGGCGCTCGAGGGGGTCGGAGCGCGGCTCGACGACGCCGCGGAGTACCCCGGCATCCGCTTCGCCTTCATCGACACGCCGACGGGTCCCGGCATGTTCGAGCTGCTTCAGGAGACCGGGGACACGCCGCCCCCGGGCGAGGACGCGAAGGAAGGCGCGGGCACGGCCGCCCCGCCTGGCGTCCTGCTCGATCGCGCCACGATCGTGACGGACGATCTCGACCGCGCCCGTGCGTTCCACGCCGCGGCGTTCCGATGGGACGGCGTCGGGATCGAGACGGTGACGCTTCGGATCGACGGAATCGAGGAGCGCGTCCGTCGCGTCCGCGGGCCGGCGGGACAGCTCGAGCTCGAGCTGATCGAAGCGATGCCGGAAGGAGCGGGGCCCTACGCCCGACACCTCGCGCGTGGCGATCACGGGCTCGCGCACGCGGGCGGCGTCGCCGCGGACGGAGGCCTGCCGGACGGCGCAGCGCATTCGGGCGAATGGCTCGAGGACGGCGAACGCTTCGCGCTCTACGCCTGGTCGGGCGGCTCCGCGAGTCTGCAGATTCGCGCCTGA
- a CDS encoding SDR family oxidoreductase, protein MAENPKPVAMIIGATSKWQSDGRNTHLAHGGDVDDSDLPPTVRWGVGGALALRFASEGHHVVLTTRMASNAAALEAAIRSEGGSASTTEMDVVEADSITAGFADVTSSIGAPDVVIYNVGYLEGRDLPPDKELLEHVPLDIFETAQHLASRGPFLVAQAALPAMRERGRGSFLITNNPAAFRGRKRQTGQSLYYPRVMMRHLAQVLTEEYGEHGVHVANVIIDGLIDSPGTRALDFAQKHPEYVIDPAAIADAYWFLHSQPPSCWSHELQLTPAAAKPSF, encoded by the coding sequence ATGGCCGAGAATCCGAAACCCGTCGCGATGATCATCGGCGCGACGTCGAAGTGGCAGTCCGACGGGCGCAATACGCACCTCGCCCACGGCGGCGACGTCGACGACTCGGACCTCCCGCCGACGGTGCGCTGGGGCGTCGGCGGCGCCCTCGCCCTCCGATTCGCGAGCGAAGGACACCACGTCGTGCTGACGACCCGGATGGCTTCGAACGCGGCCGCCCTCGAAGCGGCCATCCGAAGCGAAGGCGGCTCCGCCTCGACGACCGAGATGGACGTCGTCGAAGCGGACTCGATCACCGCGGGATTCGCCGACGTCACGAGTTCGATCGGTGCCCCCGACGTCGTCATCTACAACGTCGGCTACCTCGAAGGTCGCGACCTCCCGCCGGACAAGGAGCTCCTCGAGCACGTCCCCCTCGACATCTTCGAGACCGCCCAGCACCTCGCGAGTCGCGGCCCCTTCCTCGTCGCCCAGGCCGCGCTGCCGGCGATGCGTGAGCGCGGGCGCGGCTCCTTCCTGATCACGAACAACCCCGCCGCCTTCCGTGGCCGCAAGCGCCAGACCGGCCAGTCCCTCTACTACCCGCGCGTGATGATGCGCCATCTCGCCCAGGTGCTCACCGAGGAGTACGGCGAGCACGGCGTCCACGTCGCCAACGTGATCATCGACGGCCTGATCGATTCGCCCGGGACCCGCGCGCTCGACTTCGCGCAGAAGCATCCCGAGTACGTGATCGATCCCGCGGCGATCGCCGACGCCTATTGGTTCCTTCACTCCCAGCCGCCGTCCTGCTGGAGCCACGAGCTCCAACTGACCCCGGCGGCTGCCAAACCGAGCTTCTGA